GATGGTAACCCAAAAGAAGATAAACCAGGTTGATGAACTGAGAAAAAAAGTGAATGAGTACTCTGTGATAGGGTTGATAGACCTTTACAAACTACCATCCAGACAATTCCAGTTCATAAGAAGGGACCTAAGGGGTCAGGCAGAAATTATGATGAGAAAGAGGTGTGTGATAGAAAGGTCTCTTAAGTTATCAGAAGGGAAAAAGGATATTCAGAAGCTCTTGGATATAGAAGCAAAAGAGCCCGCATTAATCCTGACAAATATCAACCCCTTCAAACTATTCAAACTCCTAGAGAAGAGTAGGTCTTCTGCCTATGCAAAGCCAGGTGATATTTCACCAAAAGATATAATAGTTCCTGAAGGCCCAACAAAACTCCCGGCAGGTCCTGCTATAGGTGAATTTCAAAGATTGAAAATACCTGCGATGGTCCAGGATGGGAAGATCCATATCAGAAAATCAACAACTGTGGTTAAGAAAGGTGAAGCAATAAAACAAGAAGTTGCTGATTTATTGAAGAAATTGGA
The sequence above is a segment of the Candidatus Aenigmatarchaeota archaeon genome. Coding sequences within it:
- a CDS encoding 50S ribosomal protein L10, with amino-acid sequence MVTQKKINQVDELRKKVNEYSVIGLIDLYKLPSRQFQFIRRDLRGQAEIMMRKRCVIERSLKLSEGKKDIQKLLDIEAKEPALILTNINPFKLFKLLEKSRSSAYAKPGDISPKDIIVPEGPTKLPAGPAIGEFQRLKIPAMVQDGKIHIRKSTTVVKKGEAIKQEVADLLKKLDIQPMEIGINLLAAWEDGVVFTSDTLRVDEEEYLRMLNLAYNHAVNLSVNISYPTKETIELLLMKAFIDSKTLGLECNIIDKGIIEDIIKKAEIQAQSLKKKIGFNG